A genomic segment from Lignipirellula cremea encodes:
- a CDS encoding WD40 repeat domain-containing protein, with product MHPLRNLMFLAGLLWLGGAVAAEEVLPSGAISRLQAGSDAEPAQAVLRLAYSPDGKFLASLHEDRQVRVWRTETGRVEYTLAPHRQALTALEFSPQGDRLLTAAAGPEESVSIWDAPTGKLLTKLAVSHQGATAARFIDGGKQVACLSPQGGGWFDSATGEQVRKSVAETGPIAISPDGKSVVRLLTNPMRLQVEEIFDQEAVSIMLSAGVQGPAVVDFSPYDGERLLIGKRGQPDCMLYRVYEYNGDVALDYAPLEGHEKQVQGSAFSADNLWVATASSDHTVRIWERLTMRPAAVISLDELEPTAAAFSPGGGRLAVGFQDGGILLWEVRRTLFPAPTEITEPTPEQMAGWWFDMASDEPAHAFKAVGAFCSHPAAAAKYFTGQLDFLKAGAAEADLQRWIRELDDNEFAVRQAADENLSDLRPGIDLVLRAALEKSTSAEPRNRLRQMLAAPMSQGDLDDAQRLQLMRCVLALETMSPAGRALLTRIAAVHPQPEAAAAAGAALERNVLNDLE from the coding sequence ATGCACCCGTTACGAAACCTGATGTTCCTGGCCGGCCTGCTCTGGCTGGGCGGTGCGGTCGCAGCTGAAGAAGTCCTGCCGTCGGGCGCCATCAGCCGGCTGCAGGCAGGGTCTGATGCGGAACCGGCGCAGGCCGTGCTTCGCCTGGCGTACTCGCCCGACGGAAAGTTCCTGGCCAGCCTGCACGAGGATCGCCAGGTGCGTGTCTGGCGGACCGAGACAGGCCGCGTCGAATATACGCTGGCCCCGCATCGCCAGGCGCTGACCGCGTTGGAGTTTTCGCCCCAGGGCGACCGACTGCTGACGGCGGCAGCGGGACCGGAAGAATCGGTGAGCATCTGGGACGCCCCAACGGGCAAACTGCTAACGAAGCTGGCCGTTTCCCACCAGGGCGCCACGGCCGCCCGCTTCATCGACGGCGGCAAACAGGTAGCCTGCCTGTCGCCCCAGGGCGGCGGCTGGTTCGATTCTGCGACCGGGGAACAGGTCCGCAAGAGCGTCGCCGAGACGGGGCCGATCGCCATTTCTCCCGACGGCAAATCCGTAGTGCGGCTGCTGACCAATCCGATGCGTCTGCAGGTCGAGGAAATCTTCGACCAGGAAGCGGTCAGCATCATGCTTTCGGCCGGCGTGCAAGGTCCAGCGGTGGTGGACTTTTCCCCCTACGACGGCGAGCGGCTGCTGATCGGAAAACGCGGCCAGCCCGACTGCATGCTGTACCGGGTTTACGAATACAACGGCGACGTCGCGCTGGATTATGCCCCGCTGGAAGGCCACGAGAAGCAGGTCCAGGGATCGGCCTTTTCCGCCGACAATCTCTGGGTGGCGACCGCCAGTTCCGACCATACCGTGCGGATCTGGGAACGGTTGACGATGCGTCCCGCCGCCGTGATTTCGCTCGATGAGCTCGAACCGACAGCGGCCGCATTTTCGCCAGGCGGAGGACGTCTGGCGGTCGGTTTCCAGGATGGCGGAATCCTGCTGTGGGAGGTGCGTCGTACGCTCTTTCCCGCCCCCACCGAAATCACCGAGCCGACGCCCGAGCAAATGGCCGGCTGGTGGTTCGACATGGCCAGCGATGAACCGGCCCATGCCTTCAAGGCGGTAGGCGCTTTCTGCTCGCATCCCGCCGCGGCGGCCAAATACTTCACAGGCCAGCTCGACTTTTTGAAAGCGGGCGCCGCTGAGGCGGATCTCCAGCGCTGGATCCGGGAACTGGACGACAACGAATTCGCTGTTCGCCAGGCTGCCGACGAAAATCTGTCCGACCTGCGGCCTGGCATCGACCTGGTGCTGCGGGCCGCCCTGGAGAAATCGACCTCGGCCGAACCGCGGAACCGACTGCGGCAGATGCTGGCCGCTCCCATGTCGCAAGGCGATCTCGACGACGCCCAGCGACTGCAGCTGATGCGGTGCGTCCTGGCTTTGGAAACCATGTCGCCTGCGGGTCGCGCTTTGTTGACTCGCATCGCCGCCGTTCACCCGCAACCCGAAGCGGCGGCCGCCGCCGGAGCCGCCCTGGAGCGGAATGTCCTCAACGACCTGGAATGA
- a CDS encoding extracellular solute-binding protein — MWKKILLPAAGLTFVLAVFIGASFQPQDEFATPPPDREVVTFWHFWGGADRDVVENVVRRFNASQDRYYVQPLAMPGNNLDVKLFLSVTGGAPPDLVNQDDPILADWASRGAITPLDEVATPAEMASLTTFLFPAARRLTTDAEGRMYGLCNGLDIRALYYNQTLLDELNLAPPRTLAELDALSINASAFDDQGRRTRIGYLPDSRRLWAWGAVFGGDFYNEQAQRPTADSPPIVAALGWMQGYAKRLGAEEVQRFRAGDQSLPGKAFPLLPQNESPGSGRYAMILDGQWRTRDIAASNAGRVARGLAPIAYGVAPLPPPPGGPIDAGWVNGNFFLIPRSSRHPQGAWEFMKFWTGLGDHAAAAAETAAAGGWIPVSQQVVDQPRFAEFLQQQPLFQEFIRLAASPNQQPVPVIPGAALYDREIKTAGAAAMSQPETSPAKLLQVVDRQVERHLQFVRSKAGVDQATGDN, encoded by the coding sequence ATGTGGAAGAAAATCCTCCTGCCGGCAGCCGGGCTGACGTTTGTCCTGGCCGTGTTTATCGGCGCTTCGTTTCAGCCGCAGGACGAGTTCGCCACGCCTCCGCCGGATCGCGAGGTCGTCACTTTCTGGCATTTCTGGGGAGGCGCCGACCGCGATGTGGTCGAGAACGTCGTTCGCCGTTTCAACGCCAGCCAGGATCGCTACTACGTCCAGCCGCTGGCGATGCCCGGCAACAATCTCGATGTGAAACTGTTCCTCTCCGTGACCGGCGGGGCGCCGCCGGATCTGGTGAACCAGGACGACCCGATTCTGGCCGACTGGGCCAGCCGCGGCGCGATCACGCCGCTGGACGAAGTCGCCACGCCCGCCGAAATGGCAAGCCTGACGACGTTCCTGTTTCCCGCCGCCAGACGACTGACGACCGACGCCGAGGGCCGCATGTACGGGCTCTGCAATGGTCTTGATATCCGCGCGCTGTACTACAACCAGACCCTGCTGGACGAGCTGAACCTGGCGCCGCCCCGGACACTGGCGGAGCTGGACGCCCTGTCGATCAACGCCTCGGCATTCGACGACCAGGGCCGCCGCACGCGGATCGGTTATCTGCCGGACTCCCGCCGGCTATGGGCCTGGGGGGCCGTGTTCGGCGGCGATTTTTATAACGAGCAGGCGCAGCGGCCGACCGCCGACAGCCCGCCGATCGTCGCCGCCCTGGGCTGGATGCAGGGCTACGCCAAGCGCCTGGGAGCGGAAGAAGTGCAGCGTTTTCGCGCAGGCGACCAGTCGTTACCCGGAAAAGCGTTCCCTTTGCTGCCCCAGAACGAGTCGCCCGGCTCGGGCCGCTATGCGATGATTCTCGATGGACAATGGCGAACCCGCGACATCGCCGCCTCCAACGCAGGGCGTGTCGCGCGCGGCCTGGCGCCGATAGCCTATGGCGTGGCTCCTTTGCCGCCGCCGCCCGGCGGCCCGATCGATGCGGGCTGGGTCAATGGGAACTTCTTTCTGATTCCGCGCAGCTCCCGGCATCCGCAAGGCGCCTGGGAGTTCATGAAGTTCTGGACGGGCCTCGGAGACCATGCGGCGGCCGCCGCCGAAACCGCGGCCGCGGGCGGTTGGATTCCCGTCTCGCAGCAAGTGGTCGACCAGCCTCGGTTTGCCGAGTTCCTGCAGCAGCAGCCGTTGTTCCAGGAGTTCATCCGGCTGGCCGCCAGCCCGAACCAGCAGCCAGTCCCGGTGATCCCCGGAGCCGCACTTTACGACCGGGAGATCAAGACAGCAGGCGCCGCAGCCATGAGTCAGCCGGAAACGTCTCCCGCCAAACTGCTGCAGGTTGTCGATCGCCAGGTCGAACGGCATCTGCAGTTCGTCCGCAGCAAGGCCGGCGTGGACCAGGCGACTGGCGACAATTAG
- a CDS encoding M42 family metallopeptidase: MEPRPLEFLQKLLTTPSPSGFEGPIQEVVREYVNDFADEVTTDLHGNLVACVNPGSPLRVMYAGHCDQIGMIVTHIDEQGYIYAQTIGGWDPQQLIGQRMTIWSASGPVAAVIARKAIHLLNDAERKQVVPLEELWLDIGAKDRDDSASQVEIGDPVTLQLGMQKLRNGMANAPGMDDKTGVWIVIEAARRAAAKGVSCSLYAVSTVAEEIGLRGARTSAFSIDPHVGIAVDVTHSTDCPTIDKRQRGEINLGKGPVIFRGPNMNLKVTERLVRLSREQEIPHQIAAVGRAVPNDANALQVNRGGMAVGLVGTPNRYMHSAVETVALADLENAANLLAAFACSLTDDEDFRP, encoded by the coding sequence ATGGAGCCGCGACCTCTCGAATTCCTGCAGAAACTGCTGACCACGCCGAGTCCGTCTGGTTTCGAGGGCCCCATCCAGGAGGTCGTTCGCGAGTATGTGAACGATTTTGCCGACGAAGTCACCACTGATCTGCACGGCAACCTGGTGGCCTGCGTCAATCCGGGCTCTCCCTTGCGCGTGATGTATGCGGGCCACTGCGATCAGATTGGCATGATCGTCACCCATATCGACGAACAGGGGTACATTTACGCCCAGACCATCGGCGGCTGGGATCCGCAGCAGCTGATCGGCCAGCGGATGACGATCTGGTCCGCCAGCGGGCCGGTCGCCGCCGTGATCGCCCGGAAGGCGATCCATCTGCTGAACGACGCCGAGCGGAAGCAGGTCGTGCCGCTGGAAGAACTCTGGCTGGATATTGGCGCCAAAGACCGCGACGATTCCGCCAGCCAGGTCGAAATTGGCGATCCCGTGACGCTGCAGCTGGGCATGCAGAAGCTCCGCAACGGCATGGCGAATGCCCCCGGCATGGACGACAAAACGGGGGTCTGGATTGTGATCGAAGCGGCCCGCAGGGCGGCCGCCAAAGGGGTCTCCTGCTCGTTGTATGCGGTGTCGACGGTCGCGGAAGAGATCGGACTGCGTGGCGCCCGGACGAGTGCGTTTTCGATCGATCCGCATGTCGGGATTGCGGTCGACGTGACCCATTCGACCGACTGTCCCACCATCGACAAGCGGCAACGGGGAGAGATCAACCTGGGGAAAGGGCCGGTCATTTTCCGTGGCCCCAACATGAACCTGAAAGTGACCGAACGCCTGGTTCGCCTCAGTCGGGAGCAGGAGATTCCGCACCAGATTGCTGCGGTCGGCCGGGCAGTGCCGAACGACGCCAACGCCTTGCAGGTGAATCGCGGTGGGATGGCTGTCGGTCTGGTCGGCACGCCAAACCGTTACATGCACAGTGCGGTGGAAACGGTCGCGCTCGCCGATCTGGAAAACGCCGCCAACCTGCTGGCCGCTTTTGCCTGCAGTCTGACCGACGACGAAGACTTCCGTCCGTAA
- a CDS encoding NAD(P)/FAD-dependent oxidoreductase, translated as MPLRLTNLELPVEESEEKLRALIAARLDLDASEPFTWRILRKSLDARTRDALRFVYTLTVSWPGEADWLASHAGKKGVERFEPTQFVNPPPGSTPLPDRPVVVGSGPAGLLAAYYLAARGYRPLILERGDPVKERVPAIRDFDSGGPVDRQNNYLFGEGGAGTFSDGKLTCRLSGPEVDWVLERFVECGGKPEIRYEQRPHLGSNRLPMLVRNFRRKIEELDGEYRFRCQMEELDLVDGRVQGINTSSGYIRTSVVVLAIGHSARDTYEMLHRLGVPMERKAFQLGLRIEQPQEQVNRHKYRRDIYEPILGAADYTLSCRGERDLFTFCMCAGGMVIPSVSEPGMFCTNGMSNSRHDTPFANSGVMVTLEPGEFGSDHPLAGVHLQRQFEAAAFELARGTYQAPIQRASDFLASRAPDPAERLESSYPRGVTPAALDSVLPASVISALRAGLPVMDRQWRGDFLKNATLVGPEMRGSSPVRIARERESRQTPGIPGLFPVGEGAGYAGGIISAAVDGLLTARQIVQDFASPG; from the coding sequence ATGCCGCTCCGCCTTACCAATCTCGAATTGCCTGTCGAAGAGTCCGAAGAGAAGCTGCGCGCCCTGATCGCCGCCCGGCTGGACCTGGATGCCAGCGAACCGTTCACCTGGCGTATCCTGCGTAAAAGTCTGGACGCCCGCACGCGGGACGCATTGCGGTTTGTCTACACGCTGACGGTCTCCTGGCCGGGGGAGGCCGACTGGCTGGCCAGTCATGCCGGCAAAAAAGGGGTCGAGCGTTTCGAGCCGACCCAGTTTGTGAATCCGCCGCCCGGGTCCACGCCGCTTCCCGATCGGCCGGTCGTCGTCGGTTCCGGTCCGGCTGGGCTATTGGCCGCCTATTACCTGGCCGCCCGCGGCTATCGGCCGTTGATCCTGGAACGGGGCGATCCCGTCAAAGAGCGTGTCCCGGCGATCCGTGATTTCGACTCTGGCGGACCGGTCGACCGACAGAACAACTACCTGTTTGGCGAAGGCGGCGCCGGCACATTCAGCGACGGCAAGCTGACCTGTCGTTTGAGCGGGCCCGAGGTCGACTGGGTGCTGGAGCGGTTCGTCGAATGCGGCGGCAAGCCGGAGATCCGTTATGAACAACGGCCCCACCTGGGCAGCAATCGCCTGCCGATGCTGGTCCGTAATTTCCGCCGGAAGATCGAAGAGCTCGACGGCGAATATCGCTTCCGCTGTCAGATGGAAGAGCTGGACCTGGTCGACGGTCGCGTCCAGGGGATCAACACCTCCAGCGGTTATATCCGCACCTCGGTCGTGGTGCTGGCGATCGGTCATAGCGCGCGCGACACGTACGAAATGCTGCATCGCCTGGGCGTGCCGATGGAGCGCAAAGCGTTCCAGCTGGGGCTGCGGATCGAACAGCCGCAAGAGCAGGTGAATCGCCACAAGTACCGGCGGGATATTTACGAGCCGATCCTCGGCGCTGCCGACTACACGCTGTCCTGCCGCGGGGAACGCGACCTGTTCACCTTCTGCATGTGCGCGGGCGGCATGGTCATTCCCAGCGTGTCGGAGCCTGGGATGTTCTGCACCAACGGTATGAGCAACTCCCGTCACGATACGCCGTTCGCCAACTCCGGCGTGATGGTCACGCTGGAGCCGGGCGAGTTCGGCAGCGACCATCCGCTGGCCGGCGTGCACTTGCAACGCCAGTTCGAAGCGGCCGCGTTTGAGCTGGCAAGAGGGACGTACCAGGCGCCCATCCAGCGGGCCAGCGATTTCCTGGCCAGTCGCGCTCCCGATCCGGCGGAGAGGCTGGAAAGCTCGTACCCCCGCGGCGTGACGCCGGCCGCTTTGGACAGCGTGCTGCCCGCCAGCGTGATCTCGGCCTTGCGGGCCGGCCTGCCGGTGATGGACCGGCAATGGCGGGGCGACTTTCTCAAGAACGCGACGCTCGTCGGCCCGGAAATGCGAGGCAGTTCGCCCGTCCGCATCGCTCGTGAACGGGAGTCCCGACAGACGCCCGGCATTCCGGGCCTGTTCCCGGTCGGCGAAGGCGCCGGTTACGCCGGCGGCATCATCAGCGCCGCCGTCGACGGCCTGCTCACCGCCCGGCAAATCGTACAGGATTTCGCTTCACCAGGCTAG
- a CDS encoding homoserine dehydrogenase — protein METTKVAVVGMGTVGSGVARLLLDHGDRTARHAGRTLWLESVVVRDLAKVRDADLPAGLLSDDLSVITDNPEIRVVAQLIGGLEPARTIMLKLLESGKDIVTANKALLAEHGPELFDRARELGRSIAFEASVAGGIPIVANISQCLSANQVLSLRGILNGTSNYILTQMEEQGDSYNAAVADAQRRGYAEADPTMDVDGADAAQKLAILAHLAFGARVHWRDIPRAGIDTLDLTDLSHAQELGYRIKLLAVAQLLESGLELHVSPTLVKHGSPLAEVRGAFNAVSVVGDAVGPVFFHGLGAGQMPTASAVVADMIDTAVGRTNITFRTLELWSQQEARVQPCDPAQVRSRYYLRLSVDDQPGVMAKVTGVLGDHGISIASIVQHEPDDETPHAVPLIIMTHAASEQASSPAMKALDQLSCVHPPSVCMRVLD, from the coding sequence ATGGAAACAACGAAGGTCGCCGTGGTTGGTATGGGCACCGTAGGTTCCGGCGTTGCTCGGCTGCTGCTTGATCATGGAGACCGCACCGCCCGGCATGCAGGTCGCACGCTGTGGCTGGAGTCGGTCGTCGTCCGTGATCTGGCCAAGGTTCGCGATGCGGACTTGCCTGCCGGACTGCTGTCCGACGACTTGAGCGTGATCACCGACAACCCGGAAATTCGTGTGGTGGCGCAGTTGATCGGCGGCCTGGAGCCGGCCCGTACGATCATGCTGAAACTGCTGGAAAGCGGTAAAGATATCGTCACCGCCAACAAGGCGCTACTGGCCGAACACGGTCCGGAATTGTTCGACCGCGCCCGGGAACTAGGCCGCTCGATTGCGTTCGAGGCCTCCGTCGCCGGCGGGATTCCGATCGTCGCCAATATCAGCCAGTGCCTGTCTGCCAACCAGGTGCTGTCGCTCCGCGGCATTCTGAACGGCACCAGCAACTACATTCTGACCCAGATGGAAGAGCAGGGCGATAGCTACAACGCGGCCGTCGCCGACGCCCAGCGTCGCGGGTATGCGGAAGCCGACCCCACGATGGATGTCGACGGAGCCGACGCCGCCCAGAAGCTGGCCATTCTGGCCCACTTGGCGTTTGGCGCCCGGGTCCACTGGCGGGACATCCCCCGAGCCGGCATCGACACGCTCGACCTGACCGACCTGTCCCACGCCCAGGAACTGGGCTATCGCATCAAACTGCTGGCCGTGGCGCAACTGCTGGAAAGCGGGCTGGAGCTGCATGTCTCGCCGACGCTCGTCAAACATGGCTCGCCGCTGGCGGAAGTGCGCGGCGCGTTTAACGCCGTAAGCGTGGTCGGCGATGCGGTCGGCCCGGTCTTTTTCCATGGTCTCGGCGCCGGGCAGATGCCAACGGCGTCGGCAGTGGTGGCCGATATGATCGACACGGCCGTGGGGCGAACGAACATCACCTTCCGCACGCTCGAACTCTGGTCGCAGCAGGAAGCCCGCGTGCAGCCGTGCGATCCGGCGCAAGTGCGCAGCCGCTACTACCTGCGGCTTTCCGTCGACGACCAGCCGGGCGTGATGGCCAAAGTGACAGGCGTCCTGGGCGATCACGGCATCTCCATCGCTTCGATTGTGCAGCACGAGCCCGACGACGAAACGCCGCACGCGGTGCCGCTGATCATCATGACGCACGCCGCCAGCGAACAGGCCTCGTCTCCCGCGATGAAAGCGCTCGATCAGCTCAGCTGCGTCCACCCGCCCAGCGTCTGCATGCGGGTGCTGGACTAG
- a CDS encoding excinuclease ABC subunit UvrC yields MKNEPADALPPTDDALPTEASGDGLPVDPPGELPIETAGDDPAPALEAIAAGTGGGQSPEHSFGFRKAAAKVKEFPQTPGVYLFKDSAGLVIYIGKAKNLRSRAASYFLKAAQEESRTATWIHEICDVDYMDCESEVDALLTESRLVKDIQPKHNKELKDDKTFPYLMITTGEDFPRVEVTREPHDRGVKLYGPFANVGQLRGAVQVLQRIFQFRTCSLDIEEHDDRWRWFRPCLLASIKQCTAPCNLRISKDEYRRDIKRLMLFLDGKKQHLLDQMRGEMLDASKALQFEKAARLRDEIRMLETLDKRGDLDTHAQPEVFYIDPKKGLAGLRKVLKLSETPRTIEGVDIAHLGGGQTVASLVQFLDGLPFKPGYRRYKIQGVQGIDDFRSIHEVVSRRFHRLSEQNETFPDILLIDGGKGQLNAARSAFRELGIEPPTLLSLAKRDEEIFRPGDSEPLKLSRNAFALRLLQYVRDEAHRFAQHYHHILRRKATFGE; encoded by the coding sequence ATGAAGAACGAGCCCGCCGATGCGTTGCCGCCGACCGACGACGCTCTTCCCACGGAAGCGTCCGGCGACGGTCTGCCGGTTGATCCGCCTGGCGAACTGCCGATCGAAACTGCCGGCGACGATCCGGCTCCGGCCCTGGAAGCGATCGCGGCCGGAACGGGAGGCGGGCAATCGCCGGAGCATTCGTTCGGTTTTCGCAAAGCGGCCGCCAAGGTCAAGGAGTTTCCGCAAACGCCGGGCGTCTATCTGTTCAAGGACTCCGCCGGCCTGGTGATCTACATCGGCAAGGCCAAGAATCTCCGCTCCCGCGCCGCCAGCTACTTTCTCAAAGCAGCCCAGGAAGAGTCCCGCACGGCGACCTGGATCCATGAGATCTGCGACGTCGATTACATGGATTGCGAAAGTGAAGTCGACGCCTTGCTGACCGAGTCGCGGCTGGTCAAAGACATCCAGCCAAAGCATAACAAGGAACTGAAAGACGACAAAACCTTCCCGTACCTGATGATCACCACCGGCGAGGATTTTCCTCGCGTGGAGGTCACTCGGGAACCGCACGACCGGGGCGTCAAACTGTACGGCCCGTTCGCCAATGTGGGCCAGCTGCGGGGCGCCGTGCAGGTGCTGCAAAGGATCTTCCAGTTTCGCACCTGCTCTCTCGATATCGAGGAACACGACGACCGCTGGCGCTGGTTCCGCCCTTGTCTGCTCGCCAGTATCAAACAATGCACGGCCCCGTGTAATCTGCGGATCAGCAAAGACGAATACCGCCGCGATATCAAACGGCTGATGCTGTTCCTCGACGGCAAAAAACAGCACCTGCTGGATCAAATGCGGGGAGAAATGCTGGACGCTTCGAAAGCGCTGCAGTTTGAAAAAGCGGCCCGCCTGCGCGACGAAATCCGCATGCTGGAAACGCTCGACAAGCGGGGCGATCTCGACACCCACGCCCAGCCGGAGGTGTTCTACATTGACCCCAAAAAGGGGCTGGCGGGACTGCGCAAGGTGCTGAAGCTGAGTGAAACGCCGCGCACCATCGAAGGCGTCGACATCGCCCACCTGGGCGGCGGCCAGACCGTCGCCAGCCTGGTGCAGTTTCTCGACGGCCTGCCGTTCAAGCCCGGCTATCGACGCTACAAGATCCAGGGCGTCCAGGGGATCGACGACTTCCGCAGCATCCACGAAGTTGTCTCCCGCCGCTTCCATCGCCTGAGCGAACAGAACGAAACGTTCCCCGACATCCTGCTGATCGACGGCGGCAAAGGCCAGCTCAACGCGGCCCGTTCCGCATTCCGCGAGCTGGGTATCGAACCGCCCACGCTGTTGTCGCTGGCCAAGCGGGATGAAGAAATCTTCCGTCCGGGCGACAGCGAACCGCTGAAGCTCAGCCGCAACGCCTTCGCCCTGCGACTGCTGCAGTACGTGCGCGACGAAGCCCATCGTTTCGCCCAGCACTACCACCACATCCTCCGCCGCAAAGCGACCTTCGGCGAGTAG